Proteins encoded by one window of Alphaproteobacteria bacterium:
- a CDS encoding PTS fructose transporter subunit IIA — MNQGKGPIGLILVTHGRLAAEFLAAAEHVVGPQRAARAICIAADEDMEERRQDILRAVAEVDAGAGVIVLTDMFGGTPCNLAISIMEQANVEVLAGVNLPMLIKLAGVRDEGDMAQAVAAAQEAGRKYINVASKLLAGCET; from the coding sequence ATGAACCAAGGCAAAGGGCCGATCGGCCTGATACTAGTCACCCACGGGCGCCTGGCGGCCGAGTTCCTGGCCGCCGCCGAGCACGTGGTGGGGCCGCAAAGGGCCGCCCGGGCCATCTGCATCGCGGCCGACGAGGACATGGAGGAGCGCCGCCAGGACATCCTGCGGGCGGTCGCCGAGGTCGACGCCGGCGCCGGTGTCATCGTGCTCACCGACATGTTCGGCGGCACGCCCTGCAACCTGGCCATCTCGATCATGGAGCAGGCCAACGTCGAGGTCCTGGCCGGCGTCAACCTGCCCATGCTGATCAAGCTGGCCGGGGTGCGCGACGAGGGCGACATGGCCCAGGCCGTGGCGGCGGCCCAGGAGGCCGGGCGCAAGTACATCAACGTCGCCTCGAAGCTGCTGGCCGGCTGCGAGACGTGA
- a CDS encoding HPr family phosphocarrier protein yields the protein MNQVPGKAPPAQLSRRVVIANRLGLHARAAARFVKLAGRFEAEVRVKKDDHEVSGLSILGLMMLAAGPGSSLELRASGNQAEAVLDALEALVEGKFDED from the coding sequence GTGAACCAGGTACCCGGGAAAGCCCCGCCCGCGCAGCTCAGCCGCCGCGTGGTCATCGCCAACCGCCTCGGGCTGCATGCCCGGGCCGCCGCCCGCTTCGTCAAGCTGGCCGGCCGGTTCGAGGCCGAGGTGCGGGTGAAGAAGGACGACCACGAGGTCTCGGGGCTATCGATCCTGGGCCTGATGATGCTGGCGGCCGGGCCCGGCAGCAGCCTCGAGCTGAGGGCCAGCGGCAACCAGGCCGAGGCCGTGCTCGACGCCCTCGAGGCGCTGGTGGAGGGCAAGTTCGATGAAGACTGA
- the rapZ gene encoding RNase adapter RapZ, whose amino-acid sequence MTAPVAPPVVPPETDARRQVMLVSGLSGAGKSSALKALEDLGFEAIDNLPLYLLRRLLWPGDESVAKPDQPLAIGIDSRTRDFRAEGLLAQIDESSGRDDLRLSLLFLDCDDNILRRRFTETRRRHPLAADRPVSDGIELERQLVAPLRERADLVIDTSRLTLGELRQFLDARFAPDRTPGLTVALTSFAYRQGLPREADLVFDVRFLTNPHYQDTLRPQSGRDPEVAAFIAADAAFGPFMASLGEMIGDLLPHYQREGKSYLTVAIGCTGGQHRSVFVAERLAQRLRHGGWPVALRHRELDRVE is encoded by the coding sequence ATGACAGCGCCCGTGGCGCCGCCCGTGGTGCCGCCGGAGACGGACGCCCGGCGCCAGGTAATGCTGGTCAGCGGGCTTTCCGGAGCCGGCAAATCGTCGGCGCTGAAGGCGCTGGAGGACCTCGGCTTCGAGGCCATCGACAACCTGCCGCTATATCTGCTGCGCCGCCTGTTGTGGCCCGGCGACGAGTCCGTGGCGAAGCCCGACCAGCCGCTGGCCATCGGCATCGACAGCCGCACCCGCGATTTCCGCGCCGAGGGCCTGTTGGCCCAGATCGACGAATCATCGGGCCGCGACGACCTGCGGCTCTCGCTGCTGTTCCTCGATTGCGACGACAACATATTGCGCCGGCGCTTCACCGAGACCCGGCGGCGTCACCCCCTGGCCGCCGACCGCCCGGTCAGCGACGGCATCGAGCTGGAGCGCCAACTGGTGGCGCCATTGCGCGAACGTGCCGACCTGGTGATCGACACCTCGCGGCTGACGCTTGGCGAGCTGCGCCAGTTCCTCGACGCCCGCTTCGCCCCCGACCGCACCCCCGGTCTGACGGTGGCGCTAACCTCGTTCGCCTACCGCCAGGGATTGCCGCGCGAGGCCGACCTGGTCTTCGATGTGCGCTTCCTGACCAATCCCCACTACCAGGACACGCTGCGGCCGCAGAGCGGCCGCGACCCGGAGGTGGCCGCCTTCATCGCCGCCGATGCCGCCTTTGGGCCCTTCATGGCCAGCCTTGGCGAGATGATCGGTGATTTGTTGCCGCATTATCAGCGCGAGGGCAAAAGCTATCTGACCGTGGCCATCGGCTGCACCGGCGGCCAGCACCGTTCGGTCTTCGTGGCCGAGCGTCTGGCCCAACGCTTGCGCCACGGCGGCTGGCCGGTGGCGCTCAGACACCGTGAACTGGATCGGGTGGAGTGA
- the ptsP gene encoding phosphoenolpyruvate--protein phosphotransferase: MKTEGRGRRRLSERIVEGHGVAPGIASGRAFVVDQRLSQVPEYGIGAAQVAAECRRFNEAVAYSLRQMGKLQEKARRLSGAAGEELGYILEANMQMLSGSRLVRGVEERIGRQRINAEAAVQAEVADIGQSFATIGDPYLAGRVQDINDVGQRLIRSLTNTPYKALSGLPEGTVVIAEEITPADTALMDPARITGFATALGGAESHTAIVARSLGLPAVLGAAGVVAAVKTGDAVVIDGGRGRIVVNPSSRTRARFRQRRQELAREKRLLERLRDLPARSRDGVEVTLQANLELPLELDMVNQVGAAGIGLLRSEFFFMNRDDLPSQDEQYTALSALVEGMSGRPVTIRTLDVGGEKLAPALGQHFAASANPALGLRAIRLSLKLPSLLEDQLAAILRAGAHGPVRILLPMITTPGEVLQVRQVLKRVARRLKRQGQAIAAPLPPLGVLIEVPAAAIAADGLAEVADFFSIGTNDLTMYTLAIDRSDEQMAAQFNSLHPAVIRLVGHSIEAAHRAAIPINICGEMAGEPRLTALLLGLGLRDLSMAATALPRVKQRIHALDVSEATRRSQSILEQHDTGRIVAMLDDLNAF; this comes from the coding sequence ATGAAGACTGAGGGCCGCGGGCGGCGCCGGCTGAGCGAGCGCATCGTCGAGGGTCACGGCGTGGCGCCGGGCATCGCCAGCGGCCGCGCCTTCGTGGTCGACCAGCGGCTCAGCCAGGTGCCCGAATACGGCATCGGCGCCGCCCAGGTGGCGGCCGAATGCCGCCGCTTCAACGAGGCCGTGGCCTATAGCCTGCGCCAGATGGGCAAGTTGCAAGAGAAGGCCCGGCGGCTCTCGGGGGCGGCGGGCGAGGAGCTCGGCTATATCCTCGAGGCCAACATGCAGATGCTCTCGGGCTCGCGCCTGGTGCGCGGCGTCGAAGAGCGCATCGGCCGCCAGCGCATCAACGCCGAGGCCGCGGTGCAGGCCGAGGTGGCCGACATCGGGCAAAGCTTTGCGACCATCGGCGACCCCTACCTGGCAGGAAGGGTGCAGGACATCAACGACGTGGGCCAGCGCCTCATCCGCAGCCTCACCAACACGCCCTACAAGGCACTCAGCGGCCTGCCCGAAGGCACCGTGGTGATCGCCGAGGAAATCACGCCGGCCGACACGGCACTGATGGACCCGGCCCGCATCACCGGCTTCGCCACGGCGCTGGGCGGCGCCGAGAGCCATACCGCCATCGTCGCCCGCTCGCTGGGACTGCCGGCGGTGCTGGGGGCGGCCGGCGTGGTGGCGGCGGTCAAGACCGGCGACGCCGTGGTGATCGATGGCGGCCGGGGCCGCATCGTCGTCAACCCCTCGAGCCGCACCCGGGCCCGCTTTCGCCAGCGGCGTCAGGAACTGGCCCGCGAGAAGCGCCTGCTGGAGCGCCTGCGCGACCTGCCGGCGCGCAGCCGCGACGGCGTCGAGGTGACGCTGCAAGCCAACCTCGAATTGCCCCTCGAGCTCGACATGGTCAACCAGGTGGGGGCGGCCGGTATCGGCCTCTTGCGCAGCGAGTTCTTCTTCATGAACCGCGACGATCTGCCCAGCCAGGACGAGCAGTACACGGCGCTCTCGGCCCTGGTCGAGGGCATGTCGGGGCGGCCCGTCACTATCCGCACGCTGGATGTGGGCGGCGAAAAGCTGGCCCCGGCCCTGGGCCAGCACTTTGCCGCCAGCGCCAATCCGGCGCTCGGGCTGAGGGCCATCCGGCTCTCGCTCAAGCTGCCTTCGCTGCTCGAGGACCAGCTCGCCGCCATCCTGCGGGCCGGCGCCCATGGCCCGGTGCGCATTCTGCTGCCCATGATCACCACGCCGGGCGAGGTGCTGCAGGTGCGTCAGGTACTCAAGCGGGTGGCGCGGCGGCTCAAGCGCCAGGGCCAGGCCATCGCCGCGCCGCTGCCGCCGCTGGGCGTGCTGATCGAGGTGCCGGCCGCCGCCATCGCCGCCGACGGCCTGGCCGAGGTGGCCGATTTCTTCTCCATCGGCACCAACGATCTTACCATGTACACGCTGGCCATCGATCGCTCCGACGAGCAGATGGCGGCCCAGTTCAATTCCCTGCATCCGGCCGTCATCCGCCTGGTCGGCCACAGCATCGAGGCCGCCCATAGGGCCGCCATTCCCATCAACATCTGCGGCGAGATGGCCGGCGAGCCACGCCTGACGGCGCTGCTGCTGGGGCTGGGGCTGCGCGATCTGAGCATGGCGGCGACGGCCTTGCCGCGCGTCAAGCAGCGCATTCACGCGCTTGACGTGAGCGAGGCGACACGGCGTTCGCAAAGCATTTTGGAGCAGCACGACACAGGCCGCATCGTCGCCATGCTCGATGATCTCAATGCCTTTTAG
- the ahcY gene encoding adenosylhomocysteinase yields MSDTDYKVADISLADWGRKEIAIAETEMPGLMALRHEFGADQPLAGARVVGCLHMTIQTAVLIETLLALGAEVRWSSCNIFSTQDHAASAMAAAGVPVFAWKGETEEEYEWCIEQTIEAPDGWRPNMLLDDGGDLTHIMHQRYPELMNEVRGLSEETTTGVLRLYQMERDGNLKVPAFNVNDSVTKSKFDNLYGVRESLVDGIKRATDVMLAGKIAVVCGYGEVGKGSAASLRGQGARVMITEIDPICALQASMEGYQVTTMEAAAPEADLFVTATGNMDVITLEHMREMKDRAIVCNIGHFDSEIQIASLQNYPWHEVKPQVDEVEFPDGKRLIVLAKGRLVNLGCATGHPSFVMSASFTNQVMAQIELWQNHGDYERRVYVLPKLLDEKVARLHLDKLGVPLTELSAEQAAYIDVPSVGPYKPEYYRY; encoded by the coding sequence ATGAGTGACACCGACTACAAGGTCGCCGACATTTCGCTTGCCGATTGGGGGCGCAAGGAAATCGCCATCGCCGAAACCGAGATGCCCGGGCTGATGGCGCTGCGCCACGAGTTCGGCGCCGATCAGCCGCTGGCCGGCGCCCGCGTCGTGGGTTGTTTGCACATGACCATCCAGACGGCGGTGCTGATCGAGACGCTCTTGGCGCTGGGCGCCGAGGTGCGCTGGTCGTCGTGCAACATCTTCTCGACCCAGGACCACGCCGCCTCGGCCATGGCCGCCGCCGGGGTTCCGGTGTTCGCCTGGAAGGGCGAAACGGAAGAAGAATACGAATGGTGCATCGAGCAGACCATCGAGGCCCCCGACGGCTGGCGCCCCAACATGCTGCTCGATGACGGCGGCGACCTGACCCATATCATGCACCAGCGCTATCCCGAGCTGATGAACGAAGTGCGTGGCCTAAGCGAGGAGACCACCACCGGCGTCCTCCGCCTCTACCAGATGGAGCGCGACGGCAACCTCAAGGTGCCGGCCTTCAACGTCAACGATTCGGTGACCAAGTCGAAGTTCGACAACCTCTACGGCGTTCGCGAGAGCCTGGTCGACGGCATCAAGCGGGCCACCGACGTCATGCTGGCCGGCAAGATCGCCGTGGTCTGCGGCTATGGCGAGGTGGGCAAGGGCTCGGCCGCCAGTCTGCGCGGCCAAGGTGCCAGGGTGATGATCACCGAGATCGACCCGATCTGCGCCCTCCAGGCCTCGATGGAGGGCTACCAGGTGACCACCATGGAGGCGGCGGCACCCGAGGCCGACCTCTTCGTCACGGCCACCGGCAACATGGACGTCATCACGCTCGAGCACATGCGCGAGATGAAGGACCGGGCCATCGTCTGCAACATCGGCCACTTCGATTCCGAGATCCAGATCGCCAGCTTGCAGAACTACCCCTGGCACGAGGTCAAGCCGCAGGTCGACGAGGTCGAGTTCCCCGACGGCAAGCGCCTGATCGTGCTGGCCAAGGGCCGGCTGGTCAATCTGGGCTGCGCCACCGGACACCCCAGCTTCGTCATGAGTGCCTCGTTTACCAACCAGGTGATGGCCCAGATCGAGCTCTGGCAGAACCACGGCGACTACGAACGCCGGGTCTACGTGCTGCCCAAGCTGCTCGACGAAAAGGTGGCGCGCTTGCACCTGGACAAACTCGGCGTGCCGCTGACCGAGCTCAGTGCCGAACAGGCCGCCTACATCGACGTGCCCTCGGTCGGCCCCTACAAGCCTGAGTATTATAGGTACTAG
- a CDS encoding HPr kinase/phosphatase C-terminal domain-containing protein, translated as MVLVHGTCVAIDGTAVLLCGPSASGKSDLALRLIDQGACLVADDQVELEARAGTLHAAPPEVLCGLLEVRGMGIVRLPHCAGTAVGAVVELAPEAELERLPEAASRDFEGVALPLYRLTAFAASTPAKIRLAVAGLAGKKS; from the coding sequence ATGGTTCTCGTCCATGGCACCTGCGTCGCTATCGACGGTACCGCGGTGCTGCTCTGCGGCCCCTCGGCCAGCGGCAAGTCGGATCTGGCGCTCAGGCTGATCGACCAGGGCGCCTGCCTGGTGGCCGACGACCAGGTCGAGCTGGAAGCCCGCGCCGGCACCTTGCATGCGGCACCGCCCGAGGTTTTGTGCGGCCTTTTGGAAGTGCGCGGCATGGGTATCGTGCGGCTGCCCCATTGTGCCGGAACGGCGGTGGGCGCGGTGGTCGAGCTGGCGCCCGAAGCCGAGCTCGAGCGCCTGCCCGAGGCGGCCAGCCGCGACTTCGAGGGCGTGGCGCTGCCGCTTTACCGGCTGACCGCCTTCGCTGCCTCGACGCCGGCCAAGATCCGCCTGGCGGTCGCCGGCCTGGCCGGAAAGAAATCATGA